The genomic region CAGGAGCGGCGACTATGGGGAACTGGCATGCGCGTTTTGCTGATTGAAGATGACAGCGCCGTCGCGCAGTCGATCGAGCTGATGTTGAAGTCTGAGAGCTTCAACGTCTACACGACCGATTTGGGGGAAGAAGGCGTCGATCTCGGTAAATTATACGATTACGACATTATCCTTCTCGACCTCAACCTGCCCGACATGTCCGGCTACGACGTGCTCAAGCAGCTTCGGGTCTCCAAGATCAAGACACCCATTCTGATCCTCTCCGGCCTCGCCGGCATCGAGGACAAGGTCAAGGGTCTCGGCGTCGGCGCCGACGACTACATGACCAAGCCCTTCCACAAGGACGAGCTGGTTGCCCGCATCCACGCGATCGTGCGCCGCTCCAAGGGCCATGCCCAGTCGGTGATCCAGACCGGCGACCTCGTCGTCAACCTCGACACCAAGACCGTGGAAGTCGGCGGTCAGCGCGTGCATCTGACCGGCAAGGAATACCAGATGCTGGAGCTGCTCTCGCTCCGCAAGGGCACGACCCTCACCAAGGAAATGTTCCTCAACCACCTCTATGGCGGCATGGACGAGCCCGAGCTGAAGATCATCGACGTCTTCATCTGCAAGCTCCGCAAGAAGCTCGCCAATGCCTCCGAAGGCCGCAACTTCATCGAGACCGTGTGGGGCCGCGGCTACGTGCTGCGCGAGCCGCACGAGGTCGAAGAGCGCATCCCCGCCTGATCCTGGGTTTTACCCGCGAGCCCTTCGGGGCTTGCTCCTCCCAGCCTGGACCCCGCCGCAAATGGCGGGGTTTTGTTTTTGGGGACGCGAACGGGGCCTCATCGTCCTTGCGCCGTTGAACCGCTATCCTTCCCCCGCCGACGAATGGTCGCTGCACGATGGGGGAACGATGATCCTGCAATCACTGGCCGGCCTGCCCGCCTTCCTGGTCTATTTCTGCACCGGGCTGATCGCGATCGTGGCGTACCTGTTCGTCTACACCCGCATCACGACGCATAACGAATTCCAGCTGATCCGCGACAACGATCCGGCTGCGGCGATCGCACTCGGCCTCAGCCTGCTCGGCTTCGTGGCGCCGCTTGTCAGCGCGATCGCGCATTCGGCCAATGTGCTGGACTGCCTGATCTGGGCGATGATCGCGCTGATCGTCCAGATCGTCGTGTTCTTCCTGGTGAGAGTGCCGGTGCCGAACCTGTCGGCGCGGATTGCCGCCGGCGAACTTGCAGCTGCCATCTGGCTCGGGCTGTCCTCGCTCGCCGCAGGCCTGCTCAACGCCGCCTGCATGATCTACTGACATGACCGACAAGCGCTCCAAAAGGAGTTCGGCAAGCGCCGGCCGGCGGCCGGACCGCCGCCTGCACAACAGCCGGTGAAGCGCTCCGGCCATGTCGCGCTGCTGGTGATGGGCACGATCGCGGTCGGCACCACCGCCTACACACTGATGCCGCGGCAGAATTGCGAGCCCTCCCCTGCCGGCATGGACCCGGCGGTGCAAGCGAGCACCTCGTGCAGCAGCAGCCGCAGCTCCTCCAGCGGCGGCGGCAGTTCGTCGCGATCGAGTTTCTTCAGCAGCGACTCCTCGAGCCATTCCTCGTCCGGAACGTCGTCCGATTCAGGCTCCGGCGGCGTGAGCCGCGGCGGCTTCGGCTCGTTTGGCCATGGCTTCTCCGGCGCGGCTGACCCATGCAACGCATCGTCTGCCCCGAGCGCGACGACTGGCGGCAGACCGCCGAACAATGCGGCTTCGCCTTCCACACCATCGACGGTGAGCGCTATTGGGACGAGCGCGCCTATTACGCCTTCACGCTCGACGAGATCGAGCGTGGCATCGAGGCGCCGACCGGCGAGATCGACGCGATGTGCCTGGAGCTCGCCGGCCGCGTGATCGGCGACGAGCGCCATCTGCAGCGCTTGAAGATACCGGAGGCGTTCTGGAGCCTGATCGCCGAGAGCTGGGCACGAGACGACCGCAGCCTCTATGGCCGGCTCGATCTGAAATTCGACGGCAAGGGACCGGCAAAGCTGCTCGAATACAACGCGGATACGCCGACCTCGATTTTCGAAGCCGCGGTCTTTCAATGGACCTGGCTCGAACAGGCGATCGAACGGCGCATCATCCCGTCGCGGGCCGACCAGTTCAACTCCATCCACGAACGATTGATCGAAGCCTGGAAGCAGATTGCCGCTAGCCGCCACGTCCATCTCACCGGCACCACGGGCAATGAGGAGGACGCCGGCACGCTCGCTTATCTCGAAGATACCGCGCGCCACGCGGGACTGACGACCACGCTGCTCGACATCGAGGCGATCGGCTGGCGCAATGATACCGGCGGCTTCGTCGATCTCGGCGACCGCGACATCACGCTCGCCTTCAAGCTCTATCCTTGGGAATGGATGTTCCACGACGCCTTTAGCGCAAAGCTCAAGGATGCACAGACACGCTGGATCGAACCGCCGTGGAAGGCGGTGCTCTCCAACAAGGGCATCCTGCCGCTGCTCTGGGAGATGTTTCCGAACCATCCCAATCTGCTACCGGCGTTCTTCGAGGACGATCCGCGGGCAGCCGAGCTCGGCAGCTCCTATGTGCGCAAGCCGCTGCTGTCGCGCGAAGGGGCCAATGTCACGCTGGTGTCTGGTGGAATGCCGCTCGACGAGCAGGCAGGCCCCTACGGCGCCGAAGGATTCGTGCGGCAGGCGCTCGCGCCGCTGCCGAATTTTTCCGGCTTCTATCCCGTGATCGGAAGCTGGCTGGTGGATCACGAACCCTGCGGCCTGTCGATCCGCGAGGACGAAAGCCCGATCACCGGCAACGGCTCGCGGTTTCTGCCGCATGCGATCTTGTGAGGTGCGCTCTTCATTCCTTCTCCCGTTGTGGGAGAAGGTGGCGCGAAGCGCCGGATGAGGGGTTCTATCCGCGAGTTCAAGTGTCGGTGGGCTCGCGGATAGAACCCTCACCCGTCTCGCCGCTACGCGGCGAGCCACCCTCTTCCGCAAGGGGAGAGGGGAAGAACGCATCTCACCGCGCCGCTGCTACCTTCATTGACGGCGGCATCAATCCACCCATCGGGCGCCCGGAGCGCGTCGGATTGAGCTGATAGAGGCCACGACGATCGGCGATCGGGCGGAACGCGTCGGTAATTCCGACGACGGATTCGGCGGCGCCCAACAGCAGCGTGCCGTCGGCTTCCAAAACCTTCGCCATGCGCTCGAAGATCACGGCCTTGGTGTCCTGGTCGAAATAGATCAGCACATTGCGGCAGAAGATCACGTCGAACGTGCCGAGATGGGAGAAGTCCTGCAACAGATTGAGCTGGCGGAACTGCACCATCGCGCGAATGTCGGCATTGAGCTGCCAGACTTCGCCCGCTTGCGTGAAGTATTTCATCAGGTGCTGGATCGGCAGGCCGCGCTGCACCTCGAACTGGCTGTAGACGCCGGCCTTGGATTTCTCCAGCACCTCCTGCGACAGATCGGTGGCGACGATCTCGATGCGCCAGCCGGCGAAGGCTACGCCCATCTCCTTCACGCAGATCGCAATCGAATACGGTTCCTGTCCCGTCGACGACGCCGCCGACCAGATGCGCAGCGACTTGCGCGCTGCGCGCGCCCGAAGCA from Bradyrhizobium lupini harbors:
- a CDS encoding DUF350 domain-containing protein, with protein sequence MILQSLAGLPAFLVYFCTGLIAIVAYLFVYTRITTHNEFQLIRDNDPAAAIALGLSLLGFVAPLVSAIAHSANVLDCLIWAMIALIVQIVVFFLVRVPVPNLSARIAAGELAAAIWLGLSSLAAGLLNAACMIY
- a CDS encoding protein-glutamate O-methyltransferase CheR, giving the protein MTPVDYDYLRKFLKERSGLDLSPDKQYLVESRLLPLARKASLAGIPDLVLKIRNGDGRLASDVVEAMTTNETFFYRDKIPFDHLRETILPGLLRARAARKSLRIWSAASSTGQEPYSIAICVKEMGVAFAGWRIEIVATDLSQEVLEKSKAGVYSQFEVQRGLPIQHLMKYFTQAGEVWQLNADIRAMVQFRQLNLLQDFSHLGTFDVIFCRNVLIYFDQDTKAVIFERMAKVLEADGTLLLGAAESVVGITDAFRPIADRRGLYQLNPTRSGRPMGGLMPPSMKVAAAR
- a CDS encoding glutathionylspermidine synthase family protein, yielding MQRIVCPERDDWRQTAEQCGFAFHTIDGERYWDERAYYAFTLDEIERGIEAPTGEIDAMCLELAGRVIGDERHLQRLKIPEAFWSLIAESWARDDRSLYGRLDLKFDGKGPAKLLEYNADTPTSIFEAAVFQWTWLEQAIERRIIPSRADQFNSIHERLIEAWKQIAASRHVHLTGTTGNEEDAGTLAYLEDTARHAGLTTTLLDIEAIGWRNDTGGFVDLGDRDITLAFKLYPWEWMFHDAFSAKLKDAQTRWIEPPWKAVLSNKGILPLLWEMFPNHPNLLPAFFEDDPRAAELGSSYVRKPLLSREGANVTLVSGGMPLDEQAGPYGAEGFVRQALAPLPNFSGFYPVIGSWLVDHEPCGLSIREDESPITGNGSRFLPHAIL
- the ctrA gene encoding response regulator transcription factor CtrA yields the protein MRVLLIEDDSAVAQSIELMLKSESFNVYTTDLGEEGVDLGKLYDYDIILLDLNLPDMSGYDVLKQLRVSKIKTPILILSGLAGIEDKVKGLGVGADDYMTKPFHKDELVARIHAIVRRSKGHAQSVIQTGDLVVNLDTKTVEVGGQRVHLTGKEYQMLELLSLRKGTTLTKEMFLNHLYGGMDEPELKIIDVFICKLRKKLANASEGRNFIETVWGRGYVLREPHEVEERIPA